The stretch of DNA TGTCGCGAAGAATTCGAGGACCCGGGCCTTCGGCATCGCCTCGACGATCTCCGACCACAGGCCGCTCGCGAGACCGGACCCCATGAACAGGCGGACGGTGCTCAGTTGGGCGGGGTCGAAGTCCTCGCTGCGGATGACGTCGGCGAGCATCGACCAGGTGTACGACACGACGGTCACGCCGTAATGGCGCACCTCGAACGAGAACGTCTCCGGGTCGACGCCGTTCGACAACGCGATCCGCGAACGGCCTGCGACCGTCGCACCCAGCGTGGTCAGCAGACCGGACGCATGGTGCAGCGGCGGCAGACAGTAGACGGTGTCACGGTTGGTCAGTCCTGCGGCCGCGGCCGCACCGAACGCCGACATCGCGAACCGGTGGTTGGTGATCGACCACTTCGAGATGCGTCCCTGCGTCTTGGTGAACAGGATGAACGCGAGGTCGCCCGCCAGACCCGGGTCCCGCCGGTACCAGATCGGGACCCGCACCAGCTCCGGGTCGATCTTCTCCATGTCGACGATCTTGTCCCCGTCGGCGCGGGCGATGGCGCGGGAGTCTCCGCTTCCGCCACCGAGTACGAGTACCCGGTCGCTGACCTCGGCGGCCTCGTCGAGATGCGTGGGGTCGGTGATGATCGCGTGCGTGTCCGACAGTTTGAGCATCTCCGGAAGGTCCTCGCCCGAGGCGAGGACGACGGCGACGGCTCCCAGCCGAGACAGCGCGGCGACGACGACGAGCGCCGACGGACGGGTGTCCATCAAGACGCCGATGTGCTCGCCCGGACGCGCACCGCACGAGATGAGGCCGGCGACCACATTGTCGATACGGGTGTTGACCTGCTCGTGCGTGAGCACCCGGTTCTCGAAGAGGAACAGTTCGTTGTGCGGGGTGCGGCGCTCGTTCTCGCTCATCAGCTTGGCGAGGGATATCCGAGTCGACGGCTGGATCTGGCCGAGGCGGAACAGCCGCGGCACGGTCCGCACCGATTCGTGGGCGACTGCGACCGTGGTGCGCTGGATCGAGGAGACCGCGTCGAATATCTCCCTGGAGACCGCGGTGCTCGCGCCGGCCACCTGGCCGACGCCGTAGCTCAACCGATTGGCCCAGCTGATCCCGGATCCGACGGTCGTCGAGGCGTCCATCGGAGCGACGGCGTCTGGACGGTCCCCGCGACCGTCGCGCCACAGGATCCACTCGGCCGACGTCGGCCACGACAGCCGACCGGCCGTCGAACCCACGACCAGGCCGAAGTGTCCGGCGGGAACGGGAGTCTCGTACACGTCGGCGTCGGGTGCGGCGCGCTGGATGCCGCGGACCGCGACCGGTTGGCCGATGTCGTCGGTCTCCCCGACGAAGGCGAGTATCGGGCAGGTGATGTCGCTCATCGACACGACGTCGCCGTCGATGACGAAGCCGCCGGAGACCATGCGGTTGTGCACCACGAACTGCCGCAGGAGCTCGGCCACCGCGGGTCCGGACCAGGCGACCCACCCCTCCTGTTCGATGAAGCGACGCTGGTCCTCCCGCGGCAGCAGCGCGTCACGGTCGTGCAGCTTGCGGAGGAAGTCGATCCGGCTCTTCGCGGTCTTGACCGGGTCCGCGAGCTGGAATCCGGTGCGCGCCAGCCAGCTCGGGATCCACAGATTGTTGAAGAATCGATCGCCGAGCAACTCGACTCCGGGAACGACGAGGTTCGCCGGGATGCCCAGCGGCATGGCCGCGGTGATGTCGACCGGGCTGCCGAACGTGACCAGACTGGCCACGCCTTCCGACCGTCGGTACGCGGCGGTCTGGTAGGCGAACATGCCGCCCTGCGAGTATCCGCCGAGGTGCACATCGCGTCCGACCACGCGGCGGACCAGG from Gordonia humi encodes:
- a CDS encoding AMP-binding protein, which translates into the protein MVGLPRVGTAVGRVVATAQNGLEVIRMGGLETGTEPAPYKVVETEKMFRLRRYFPDDPGVDASHIILVPPMMVSANVYDVTEANGAVSVLHERGIIPWVVDFGSPDHEEGGMERTLTDHVVAISRVVDLVRRVVGRDVHLGGYSQGGMFAYQTAAYRRSEGVASLVTFGSPVDITAAMPLGIPANLVVPGVELLGDRFFNNLWIPSWLARTGFQLADPVKTAKSRIDFLRKLHDRDALLPREDQRRFIEQEGWVAWSGPAVAELLRQFVVHNRMVSGGFVIDGDVVSMSDITCPILAFVGETDDIGQPVAVRGIQRAAPDADVYETPVPAGHFGLVVGSTAGRLSWPTSAEWILWRDGRGDRPDAVAPMDASTTVGSGISWANRLSYGVGQVAGASTAVSREIFDAVSSIQRTTVAVAHESVRTVPRLFRLGQIQPSTRISLAKLMSENERRTPHNELFLFENRVLTHEQVNTRIDNVVAGLISCGARPGEHIGVLMDTRPSALVVVAALSRLGAVAVVLASGEDLPEMLKLSDTHAIITDPTHLDEAAEVSDRVLVLGGGSGDSRAIARADGDKIVDMEKIDPELVRVPIWYRRDPGLAGDLAFILFTKTQGRISKWSITNHRFAMSAFGAAAAAGLTNRDTVYCLPPLHHASGLLTTLGATVAGRSRIALSNGVDPETFSFEVRHYGVTVVSYTWSMLADVIRSEDFDPAQLSTVRLFMGSGLASGLWSEIVEAMPKARVLEFFATADGSTILANIGGDKVGSMGRALPETNAVRIAAYDADTEQLKVDAETGFIYEAGAGEVGMLLAHAAQRFESNGPVLRDVFRTHDRWEITGSLFRADADGDLWFVGSAQNLIRSPRGIVYPIPIQEALSKVALIDQVTVYGVGEPGTQVAVAAISLRTGSTSITPTALRVALGEMPSDLRPDLVWVTDEIPLSESFRPISSGFAARGLPRPGAKVWFRDAEGRYRRYTASAAKDIDWSSPTPHAIDRTQN